In one window of Camelina sativa cultivar DH55 chromosome 15, Cs, whole genome shotgun sequence DNA:
- the LOC104748162 gene encoding feruloyl CoA ortho-hydroxylase 2-like → MAIINFEDQTTLYNFVVKEGNGVKGMIDSGLSIVPKPFVQPISERIPTQNALTCEASQPIDLSHLNGPHHKEVAKQIVEAAETLGFFQVVNHGVSVELLESLLLNIQFSI, encoded by the exons ATGGCTATCATCAATTTCGAGGATCAAACCACATTGTACAATTTCGTGGTCAAAGAAGGTAACGGCGTGAAAGGTATGATAGACTCGGGCCTCTCCATTGTTCCAAAGCCCTTCGTCCAGCCTATCTCTGAGAGAATCCCGACCCAAAACGCCCTTACTTGTGAGGCTTCCCAGCCGATCGATCTTTCCCATCTAAACGGCCCACACCACAAGGAGGTGGCCAAACAGATCGTTGAAGCTGCTGAGACGCTTGGCTTCTTCCAG GTGGTGAACCATGGTGTTTCAGTGGAGCTGCTCGAATCNTTACTTCTCAACATTCAGTTTTCAatctaa
- the LOC104745510 gene encoding feruloyl CoA ortho-hydroxylase 2-like, translating into MAIINFEDQTTLYNFVVKEGNGVKGMIDSGLSIVPKPFVQPISERIPTQNALTCEASQPIDLSHLNGPHHKEVAKQIVEAAETLGFFQVVNHGVSVELLESLKTSAHEFFAQAPEEKAIYLKEVSPSKLVKYGTSFVPDKEKAIEWKDYVSMMYTSDHEALQHWPQPCRDVALKFMKSSMEMVKNVVNILMENVGVKLEEERMNGLMG; encoded by the exons ATGGCTATCATCAATTTCGAGGATCAAACCACATTGTACAATTTCGTGGTCAAAGAAGGTAACGGCGTGAAAGGTATGATAGACTCGGGCCTCTCCATTGTTCCAAAGCCCTTCGTCCAGCCTATCTCTGAGAGAATCCCGACCCAAAACGCCCTTACTTGTGAGGCTTCCCAGCCGATCGATCTTTCCCATCTAAACGGCCCACACCACAAGGAGGTGGCCAAACAGATCGTTGAAGCTGCTGAGACGCTTGGCTTCTTCCAG GTGGTGAACCATGGTGTTTCAGTGGAGCTGCTCGAATCGCTGAAAACGTCGGCTCATGAGTTTTTCGCACAAGCTCCTGAGGAAAAAGCGATATACCTAAAAGAAGTGAGTCCAAGCAAGCTGGTTAAGTACGGAACGAGCTTCGTGCCAGATAAGGAGAAGGCGATTGAGTGGAAGGATTATGTGAGCATGATGTACACCAGTGACCATGAGGCTCTTCAACACTGGCCTCAACCATGCAG AGATGTGGCACTTAAGTTCATGAAGTCATCCATGGAAATGGTGAAAAATGTAGTCAACATTCTGATGGAAAATGTAGGAGTGAAACtagaagaagagaggatgaatGGTTTGATGGGA
- the LOC109129070 gene encoding feruloyl CoA ortho-hydroxylase 2-like produces the protein MMYTSDHEALQHWPQPCRDVALKFMKSSMEMVKNVVNILMENVGVKLEEERMNGLMGTKMVNMNYYPTCPSPELTIGVGRHSDMGMLTVLLQDGIGGLYVKLDNGEWAEIPPVHGALVINIGDTMQILSNGKYKSAEHRVRTTNIGSRVSVPIFTAPNPSEKIGPLPEVVKRDGVARYKELLFQDYMNNFFGQPHDGKKSLDFARAE, from the exons ATGATGTACACCAGTGACCATGAGGCTCTTCAACACTGGCCTCAACCATGCAG AGATGTGGCACTTAAGTTCATGAAGTCATCCATGGAAATGGTGAAAAATGTAGTCAACATTCTGATGGAAAATGTAGGAGTGAAACtagaagaagagaggatgaatGGTTTGATGGGAACCAAGATGGTCAACATGAATTACTACCCCACCTGTCCGAGCCCCGAACTGACCATTGGCGTTGGCCGTCACTCCGACATGGGTATGTTGACTGTTTTATTACAAGACGGCATTGGTGGTCTATACGTTAAACTAGACAACGGTGAATGGGCCGAGATCCCTCCTGTCCACGGAGCTTTAGTCATCAACATCGGCGACACTATGCAG ATTTTGAGCAATGGGAAGTACAAAAGTGCCGAGCATAGGGTTCGAACCACAAACATCGGATCAAGAGTCTCTGTGCCCATTTTCACGGCACCTAATCCCTCAGAGAAGATAGGACCATTGCCGGAAGTTGTGAAACGCGATGGAGTGGCTAGATACAAGGAGTTGTTGTTTCAAGACTACATGAATAACTTCTTCGGCCAACCACACGACGGCAAAAAATCTCTCGACTTCGCACGTGCCGAGTGA
- the LOC104745511 gene encoding transcription factor JUNGBRUNNEN 1-like yields the protein MEKMMGLRDNIRESKEDEEEVVKLPGFRFHPTDEELVGYYLSKKVLLKKPSKIDEIVSQIDIYKFDPWDLPSKNTEKENYFFCKRGRKYRNSIRPNRVTGSGFWKATGIDKPVYSDGPNKTVIGLKKTLVYYLGSAGKGSKTDWMMHEFRLPTANDTIPGGPTHSNPTPTSALQAEVWTLCRIFKRNVSSRKYTSDWRELANGKRVKPQQSNYQEAYINFGDNESSSSTNVIKGSYERSAFQLHQTHHQHQHQDQPIPMDTATQVDSLQQFSNDNIDYESYENWDELRSVVEFAFPPSSFS from the exons atggagaagatgatggGGTTACGGGACAACATAAGAGAATcaaaagaagatgaggaagaagtgGTAAAGCTTCCAGGGTTTAGGTTTCACCCTACGGACGAGGAGCTCGTAGGATATTATCTTTCTAAAAAAGTACTCCTCAAGAAACCGAGCAAGATCGATGAGATTGTCAGCCAAATCGATATCTATAAATTTGATCCCTGGGATCTTCCAagtaa GAACACGGAGAAGGAAAACTACTTCTTTTGCAAGAGAGGAAGGAAATATAGAAACAGCATAAGACCAAACCGAGTGACTGGTTCCGGTTTTTGGAAAGCCACGGGAATAGACAAACCTGTCTATTCGGATGGACCTAATAAAACAGTGATCGGTCTAAAGAAGACACTCGTGTATTACCTTGGAAGCGCCGGGAAAGGAAGCAAGACAGATTGGATGATGCACGAGTTTCGTCTTCCTACAGCCAATGACACTATCCCCGGTGGCCCTACACACTCTAACCCTACTCCAACTTCCGCACTACAAGCA GAAGTGTGGACGTTATGCCGGATATTCAAGAGAAATGTGTCTAGTCGAAAATACACTTCGGACTGGAGAGAATTAGCAAATGGCAAACGGGTGAAGCCGCAACAATCTAATTACCAAGAAGCATATATCAATTTTGGTGACAAtgaaagtagtagtagtaccaACGTGATTAAAGGGAGCTACGAGAGGAGCGCTTTCCAGCTTCACCAAAcgcatcatcaacatcaacatcaagaCCAGCCAATTCCCATGGACACCGCCACACAGGTTGATTCGCTTCAACAATTCTCCAACGATAACATTGACTATGAGAGCTACGAAAACTGGGACGAGCTTCGATCGGTTGTGGAATTTGCTTTCCCACCTTCTTCTTTTAGTTAG
- the LOC104745513 gene encoding probable BOI-related E3 ubiquitin-protein ligase 3: protein MAVEAHHLNTLFSSNREMIHPNPIEANGLVYSNQMRYGTVPTFNPTMEYQTSLFNPVYNNIAPVGGLIHQPMKPTIQSVDSSVTFNSDNNGNNNVDFIRPVSSRKRSREESVVLSTPAYMQTHKTSTDPLMFLGQDLSSNVQQHHFDIDRLISSHVERMRLEIEEKRKTQGRRIVEAVEQGLMKALRAKDEEINHIGKLNLFLEEKVKSLCVENQIWRDVAQSNEATVNALRSNLQQVLAAVERNRWEEPPTVAEDAQSCCGSSDKGDSEEERWKLAGEAQDTKRMRRVATTTTMCRNCGKGEASVLLLPCRHMCLCTVCGSSLNTCPICNTPKNASLHVNLSS from the exons ATGGCCGTTGAAGCTCACCATCTAAACACTCTGTTCTCTTCTAACAG agaAATGATTCATCCTAATCCTATTGAAGCAAACGGCTTAGTTTATAGCAACCAGATGAGATACGGCACCGTTCCGACGTTTAACCCCACCATGGAGTATCAAACTTCTCTGTTTAATCCAGTATACAACAACATCGCACCAGTTGGTGGTTTGATTCATCAACCCATGAAACCAACGATACAATCCGTTGATAGTTCGGTCACATTCAACAGCGATAATAATGGTAACAACAACGTCGATTTCATTCGTCCTGTGTCGTCGAGAAAACGTTCCAGAGAAGAATCCGTTGTTTTGAGTACTCCGGCTTATATGCAAACCCACAAAACTTCCACCGATCCTCTCATGTTTCTTGGCCAAGACTTGTCTTCTAACGTTCAACAACATCACTTCGATATCGATCGTTTGATCTCTAGTCAC GTTGAGAGAATGAGATTGGAGAttgaggagaagagaaaaactCAAGGTAGGAGGATAGTGGAAGCAGTTGAACAAGGGCTGATGAAAGCACTGAGAGCCAAAGACGAAGAGATAAATCACATCGGGAAGCTAAACCTCTTTCTAGAAGAAAAAGTCAAGTCTTTGTGCGTAGAGAATCAGATATGGCGTGACGTGGCACAGTCTAATGAAGCAACCGTAAACGCACTCCGTTCCAACTTGCAACAAGTTCTCGCCGCCGTGGAGCGTAACAGGTGGGAAGAGCCGCCCACGGTGGCTGAAGACGCACAGTCTTGTTGCGGGAGCAGCGACAAGGGTGATAGCGAGGAAGAGCGGTGGAAGTTAGCGGGAGAAGCGCAGGATACGAAAAGGATGCGTAGGGTAGCGACGACGACGACTATGTGTAGAAACTGTGGAAAAGGAGAAGCAAGTGTGTTACTGTTACCGTGCAGACACATGTGTCTATGTACTGTGTGTGGTTCTTCACTCAACACTTGTCCAATCTGTAATACTCCTAAGAACGCTAGTCTACATGTTAATCTTTCCTCTTAG